A segment of the Triticum urartu cultivar G1812 chromosome 1, Tu2.1, whole genome shotgun sequence genome:
AATAAGGGAGGGCTGGGTGTGAAAGACTTACATAAGCAGAACCTTAGCCTGGTTACTAAATGGTGGTGGAAATTAGAAACTAAATCCGGCCTATGGCAGGATATTGTAAAAGCCAAATACTTCAGTAGGGCTACTATGGCTGACATTAAAACGAAGTGCAATGATTCACCATGCTAGAAAGCGATCATGAAGGTGAATAATCTTTATATGGCAGGGAGGAGAGTAATTGTACAATCGGGAAACATTGCTAGGCTATGAATTGATCCCATTGGGGACAATATCCCTCTGGCTGAGCAGTTTCCCCATCTTTTCTCGATCTGCAATTATCCTGAGTGCACTATTGATAAATGCGCAAATGCTGATCCCTCCTCATTCTTTAGAAGGAGGTTGAATGGTGAGCTCTTAGATCAATGGGCTGTGGTTGATAATAGGGCCAGGGAAGCATGTGTTTCAGATGCCTCTGATGTGATCAAATGGGGCTTGGGTGGTAAGACCTCTTTTACCACCAAATCGGTGTACTCGTTCCTGGAAAAGAATGTCGCTGGGTGTGATTACAGATGGATCTGGAGTGCTAGAATCCCTCTCAAAATTCAAATATTCCTGTGGCAACTTTTTCAGGATGCTGTCCTGACTAGGGATGTGATGAAACATCGCGGTTGGAAAGGAAATTCAAAatgttctttttgtgaaggaaGAGAGACCGCACAACATTTGTTCTTTACTTGCCCTATTGCCAGGATAACCTGGAGAATAGTGGCATGTATGTTTGGCACTGCTTTATGCCCTGATAATATTTGGCAGGCCTACTCTTGGTGTTTTACATTCCTACCTGGGGGGGAGTTCTATACAGCAGGGATCGCTGCTGTGTGCTGGGCGATCTGGTCGTGTCGCAACAGGGCCACCTTTGAGTTCAAACCTCTTACGAGCCCGTTTGAATGTATTTTCTCTACCTGTGCCTTAATTTGCTATTGGGCAGGAATGATGAAGCAGGATGACGCGACTGCCATGAGGGATGGCGCGAAGATGCTGAAGGAGAATGCGTcgatgatgatgaggatttgTGCTGTGAACCGTGAAGAGGCGACCTGCTGATTCTACTGGAGCTGTGTCCCTGTGGTTTAATTTGATGCTTGAGATGCTCTCCCCTGCGTGGGTCTGAACTTATTCTGCTCGACTGTTGCGAGCTTGTGTTTTGTGCTCTTTTGGGGCTGTTTGACCCTGGTCCTTAGCTACAGAGATTTGGTGTCGTCGGGTTTTCGCCCCACAGTGAGTTATCTCGATGGCGAGTGCTCACAGTGGGTTTCTCGGCGATGCGTTGAACTCACTTCCCCTTTTCTCCTCTTTGGACTGCTGTATTTCCGTTATGTCGCAGTAATGGAAAGGGGTAATGCCCGGTTAAAAAAATTTAGTTGGTTCAAGTTTAGTTTTTTCACCAAGTGCTTGCCCATTTACAACTATACGTAATATAATCTATCCCATGATGAAAAAGTCCTGTGATGGTTTTACATGAAGGGAAACAATTGGATATGGCATAAATCAAGAAAAGAGAGATGAGATGAATCTAGCGTCGAGAACTTTGTATATTCATCCATACTCCATAGCTTGATTTCAAAGACCTACATGGGACTCCTTCAATGGATCATACTGACCTTGAATTACCCTCTTAAAAATTCTGGAACTGATCGAAATAAATACCCTCCTGATTTATAGACAGCTAACCGGTGACCTCTGATGGCCAACTTAAATTGATTAAAATGTTCCAATCAGACTAGAATCTGTCTTGTTTAACATGCAGAGTTCAACTCTGAATCTTTGATACGTCTGCATGCACCTATAGCCTTCTGTCCTGGAATGCAGCTTGCCTCGTCTGAACATTGGTAATGTTCTGTTACTGCTGATCCTTTGTTCACAAGAACAAGCACACAGATGCATAGTATAGACAAGCAACAAAAAACATGTCAGTTATGTTGCTATGAACAATAATATAATTACTACGTATGTTATTATTCTTGCAATGTAAAGGCATGCTATTACCTGCAGCATACAATCTATACCAATAATCCCGGGATGACTCAATgcggaggaagagggaaaagaaaaATCGTAGATTTCGTTTGGAAAGGGATATCATGGAAGGGTTGTACCATGGAGAAGGGGTGATAAATATTGAAGATGACGAGGAAGAGATTCAGGCCACACTTCGGGAGTCACTAAGAGACAAGAATGTCTCTCACGCAGTTGAGAGGAGGTGTGGGAGTGGCAGTGGTGTTCGTGTGTCTCTTGGGAAACAGAGTATCACAGCATACTTTGACAAGGAATTGTCAAGCAACAAAGTATCAATGCAGCCAAAGATTAACACTGCTTTGAATGTTGAGTCAAAAGATGTACTTGGCCAAGCTTGGGCAAAGTTTTTTCATGCTAATGACATTGCTGGTCTGAAAGCAAATTGTCCCTATTTTCGTGCGGCTGTCAAGATAACTCAAAACCTTGGCCCAGCTCCTGTTCCAACTGCCAAGGAGATTGATGGGATATATTTGCACAAGAATTATGAAGAAGCTGAGCAGTGGTTGAACATGTTCAAGCAAGACTGGAGGAACTATGGTGTAACTGTGATGTGTGACTCATGGACAGGGCCTACTGGTATGAGTCTCATCAATTTCATGGTGTATTGCAATGCACGGATGTTCTTTCATAAATCCATTGATGCTTCTGGTCAAACTCAGACTCCAGGTTAGTTTTCTAATGATTGGAACTATGTTTACGCATGTTCATTCATTGTTAATTCTGACTAGCTATGCCTTGTTAGTTTTCTACATGATGGTATGATGCATTTATTGTGCATTTAGAGTTGAAAATCTGTTATGTTTGTCTATTCATGGTTGAAAATCTGTTATGTTTGTTTATTCATGGTTAAATGTGGCTATTATGCCTTTTCTAATCTTTTTACATGATATTATGATGCATTTAGAGTAAAAAAAGTGTCATTTCTGTTTATTCATGCTTTTTTCTGTTATTACTCGCTTCATTTTTGTTTCAAACAAAAATTTACTTGCAATTAATTGGCAGAGTTTATCTATAGAGAGATCAGAAAGGTCGTTGTGGAAGAGATAGGTTCTGAGAATGTTGTTCAAATCATAACTGATAATGGGTCAAATTACAAGAAAGCATGTAAAACTCTGGTAGAACAACCAGAGTTTAGTCATATTGTTTGATAGCCATGTGCTGCCCACACTGTTAACCTCATGCTTAAGGATGTTGCTAAGTTTTGTGAGATTGACGTGATAGTTAAAAGTGCTAAGCAGATCTGTAGATTTTTCTACAATCACAATAACCTACATGATAGCATGAAAAAGAACATTGGTGGTGAACTCATAAAACCGAATGTGACCTGGTTTGGAACGGTGTTCATGTTCTTGGAGAGTTTCCATTGTAAGAAAGATGAGTTTAGGAAATGGATGGTGTCCGATGATTGGAAGGGAAGTACTTGGAACGGTGCTGCTGATTATGTGTTCGCTGAAGAGCTGCTATCTAGTAATATGTGGTGGGCAGCTTTAGAGTGGGTTCTTGCTGTGCTAGAGCCACTCTACAAAGCCCTTAGATATGCTGATACACAAAAGAGATGCACCCTATCTGGATTCAAGAAGAGTATGATGACAGCCATACAAAAGTTGGAAAGTCATCTTGGTGGTGGATCACAAATGTTTCATAGAGTCATGAGCAAGGTGTCCAAGAGGATCGATGCTATGCAAGAAGGCACACTATTGGTTGCAGGTAGTTACAAAACTAACTAAATTTGTATTATGACGCTCTCTTTTTATGGTTTTAACTTCTTTTGTTCTCCCTTTTCCTATGCAGCTGTTGTCCTTGATCCTTACACACATTATCAGATCAACATGTGCAAGATGATGGACTATGCTCTTGCACTAACAGATGCCATTGAGAAGATCGCAGACCCTGAGACCGCTGTTTTGGCTATTGATGAAGTCGGCACTTACAGGGAATGTCATGGGAGGTTTGGCTCAAGGTTGGCACGTTCCTCTGCAGAGAAAATGTCACCAAGTAAGTTCCAATTACCCCACTTGTAATATTCTCTATTACCCCAGTTTTGCAACTCAGTTCATCTCACTATGTTAATTTTGTTTTAACTTGGCAGCTGAGTGGTGGTTCCAATTTGGAGGGGAAGTTCCTAATCTGCAGAAGTGTGCCTTGAGGATTGTATCACAATGCGTTTCGTCAAGTGGCTGTGAGAGGAATTGGAGCGCTTTTGCTTTGGTCCACACGAAGCAAAGAAACCGTCTTCTATATGGCAAGCTGCACAAGCTTGTATCTGTGCGCTACAACTTGAAGGTATGAAATGTGTTTTGCCCATATGCCATTATTCACCCACATGCCATGATTCACCTGCATACTGTTGTTTAATAAGCATTGTTTGAAATAAAGGTGTTGTTTACTAAGTAAATGCTACTATTTATTAAAGACTGTTATTAGGTTGTTATTTAAAGTAAATGTTGATGTTTACTTAGCAATGTTTAGAGTAAAGGCTGCTGTCTAATAAGCATTGTTTTATACATAGCGACTTTATCCATTTTATTCTTTGTACTTCGTTGTCATTCACTGATTTTGTTTTCACATTTTGAAGATAggtgctgaagaagaagaagacccgGTGAGAGAGAATGATAAGCAGAAGGAAGTTGATGCATGTGCAATGATGATGGATACAACCATGTTTGATGCAACAAATCCTATGATGGAATGGTTGAATGAGGATGAGGAGCATGCAATCTTGGATGGAGTTGATGCTGCTAGCGCCGTGTTTGAGAAAATACGTTTGCTTAACTCAAGTAGGAAAGTGTCTCGTCTTGCAAGGAAGGATAATGGCAGGAAAAGAAAGAGggtagaggaagaagaggatgactACCATGATAGCGAGGATGATGATAAAGAGAATGAGGAGCTGGACCTAGAAATTGATGATGATGATAGCCATGATGATGGTGCAAGTCAATCTGATGGAGGAGATTCGCCAATGCAAGTTGAAAAGGATTTAGCAAGCCAAGTTGGAAACAATGTTGAGGTAAAAAGTGATGGTAGTTTGGTGAACCGTAGATCTGAACGGGTTAGGCAAGCCAAGAAGGTCAAGGAGGTCACCAGCCTTTACAATTGACAAGTAAGTTCCTTGTGATGATATCAATAATTTCCCATTTATGCACTTTGTTATATTCTGTCATAAACATGTGATGTTTGCTTTAGTCCATATGATTTTATATGTTGTTTCAATTGGGATTGTCATCTATTAATTGTTGTTTCTGCCATCAACTTGATGTTTATATAATTCACAATGCTTTAGTCCATATGATTCTATATGGTGTTTCAATTGGGGCTGCCATCTATGAGTTGTTGCTGCCATCTACTTGTAATGTTTATATAATTCACAATGCTTTAGTCCATCTGAATTTATATGTTGTATTAATTTGGGCTGTCATCTATGAGTTGTTTCTGCCATCTACTTGTAATATTTATATAATTCACATTGTTTCTGCCCATATGATTTTATATGTTGTTCCAATTGCGGCTGCCATCATTGAGTTgttgtgtaacgccctcgatgcggctatatctcccacatgtcgaagcatgacttagaggcataaccgcattgaaagcaatgtcgcaagtgaggtaatcttcgcaaacaacccatgtaatacataagggaaagacatacataattggcttacaatcgccacttcacacaattacatgaataaagcattacatcaaccagatacaatcaaggtccgactacggaaccaaaataaaagaagaaccccaaacgcgacatagatccccgatcgtcccaactgggctccactactgatcaactagaatgaaacaacacaaaggaaaagatcttcatcgagctcctcctgagcttggttgcgtcatctgcacggttcaacggcacctgcaagctggttttggaagtatctgtgagtcacggggactcggcaatctcgcaccctcgcgatcaagactatttaagcttatgggtaaggtaaaaggtatgaggtggagctgcagcaagcgactagcatatatggtggctaacatacgcaaatgagagcgagaagagaaagcaaagcacggtcgataaaagtatgatcaagaagtgatcctagaacaacctacgtcaaacataactccaacaccgtgttcacttcccggactccgccgaaaagagaccatcacggttacacacgcagtttattcattttaattaagttaaggttcaagttatctacaaccggacattaacaaattcccatctgcccataaccgcgggcacggctttcgaaagttcaaatccttgcaggggagtcccaacttagcccatcacaagctctcacggtcaacgaaggataaaccttctcccgagacattccgatcagactcggcatcccggttctacaagacaacttcaacaaagataaaacaagtccagcaacaccgcccgaatgtgccgacaaatcccgataggagctgcacatatctcgttctcagggcacactcagatgagctctccatacaactaaaaccaaacctcgagtttccccgagggggcgctgcacaggactctagtttggaccaacactcagaggagcactggcccggggagggttaaaataaagatgacccttgagtccgcgaaacccaagggaaaaaggctaggtggcaaatggtaaaaccaagattgggcattgctggaggagttttattcaaggcgaactgtcaaggggttcccataatagcccaaccgcgtaaggaacgcaaaatccgggaacataacaccgatatgacggaaactagggtggcaagagtggaacaaaacaccaggcaaaaggccgagccttccaccctttaccaagtatatagatgcattaattaaataagatatattgtgatatcccaacaagtaaacatgttccaacaaggaacaacatctccatgttccaacaaggaacaaacttcaatcttcacctgcaactaacaacgctataagaggggctgagcaaagcggtaacgtagccaaaacaacggtttgctaggacaaggtggtttaGAGTCTTGGTTCagcaatatgggaggcacgataagcaagtggtaggtatcgtagcataggcatagcaaaagagcgagcaactaagcaagcaaagatagaagtgatttcgagggtatggtcatcttgcctgaaatcccgcaagaaagaagaacgagtccatgaagaagacaaacggacgtagccgaacgggtcctcacaaacgcgacgtaatcggaaccaacccgaagaagcaaacaccagaaagaagcacacaacataataaacaaccaacacatgaacatgatatgatatgcgggatgtggtatgcgatgcatatgcatgatttgcaaagaaatgattgaacctggcctcaaatttggaaatccaagagtgccactggaaaggtgaggtgatttcggttgaaatcgatataaagatcaccggaattggatgcatggtttggaaatggcaaacaaaacaaatatggcaccggtctgcgataaacagcaagtagccaactaaatgcaacaaagtaaatatgctacaacactcaaacatggcaaaaaaatacatggcagggatccactcatgatgcttgacaaaagatgaacactgagctatggccaattcatccattaacaggttcaaacaagcatggcaaaagtgcaaaagataaacaggtttcagacttagtgaaattaacacaagtctggaatttcagatcaggtagcacactttggagcatgaaaactatatgctacaggaacttaacatggcaaggaaaggcatgacatggagctactaaaagagcttaacaaaagtcccttagtgaccttgagccaaaagggatcagaaaagacaattgcaagcatgtgaaaatggcaaaaacataatcaggttacagacttagaggaaaactggag
Coding sequences within it:
- the LOC125532968 gene encoding uncharacterized protein LOC125532968, translating into MRRKREKKNRRFRLERDIMEGLYHGEGVINIEDDEEEIQATLRESLRDKNVSHAVERRCGSGSGVRVSLGKQSITAYFDKELSSNKVSMQPKINTALNVESKDVLGQAWAKFFHANDIAGLKANCPYFRAAVKITQNLGPAPVPTAKEIDGIYLHKNYEEAEQWLNMFKQDWRNYGVTVMCDSWTGPTGMSLINFMVYCNARMFFHKSIDASGQTQKSALTGNVMGGLAQGWHVPLQRKCHQLSGGSNLEGKFLICRSVP